The genomic window CCTCGTCGCGGGTGCAGAGCGGCAGATGGACCTGGAGGATGGTCCGCCCCGAGCCGAGGAAGAAGAGCATGTAGGGATAGGGCGCCTCGTCGTCGGTCCGGCGGGCCAGCATGGCCCAGGCCCCGTCGCCGCCGTGCCTCGTCTGGTAGAGGAGGCAGCTCACGCCCCCGAAGAGGCCGCCGTCGAAGTCGTGGTCCGGGTTGGCGACCCACTCGATCGTGTCGTTGAAATCCGCGAGGTCGGCATCCGGCATCATGGCGAGCGCGATCCGGGCCAGGGCCTTGTAGGCGGGTATGGGGATCGCCGTCGGGATCCGGAGGTCGCGTCGGGCCGCCCCGTCGCCGCGGAGGCCTTCCAGCGTCCCCCAGAAGGCCGCCAGCTCCCTGTCGAGCGAGCCCGCGAGCTGCTCGAAGCAGGCGTCGCAGATCTCGCGGGTCGTGGGGGAAGGCGAGTCGAGGAAGTCGGGCAGGATCG from Aquisphaera giovannonii includes these protein-coding regions:
- a CDS encoding DUF2934 domain-containing protein; protein product: MEPSDQQIEKRAYERWERRRWQHGNDREDWIAARMDLVFDLNYATIAEIERGESRPKPVGAERRPRCRFCEQSAPRAAFSFVRPILPDFLDSPSPTTREICDACFEQLAGSLDRELAAFWGTLEGLRGDGAARRDLRIPTAIPIPAYKALARIALAMMPDADLADFNDTIEWVANPDHDFDGGLFGGVSCLLYQTRHGGDGAWAMLARRTDDEAPYPYMLFFLGSGRTILQVHLPLCTRDEDQEGEGLKMPQRSFTTGGEGDVHAATCLVLPLAPSDEPVRARRFRLF